The following are from one region of the Carnobacterium gallinarum DSM 4847 genome:
- a CDS encoding EAL domain-containing protein yields MFTFFLQPQIDTLQQQVVGYELLLRKFEAGSWHFPLISPEEWDDSLPQELVDEVLRIANQLQEAHLSINFSRKQLLYFDSLPFLTYLMQHKPESVEITVELIEAENFLAEVEEATDDNDQEVVQKIIEQFKKIKALGIEISIDDVGTGMNSIEQVLQLIPYVDELKVPIQNYRENGMSYEQIVQEITCWQEISQKYQKRLILEGVENQKESERLSQSNMHIQQGFYFSEPFPIELLEKLND; encoded by the coding sequence GTGTTTACCTTTTTTTTACAACCTCAAATTGATACCCTGCAACAACAAGTAGTGGGTTATGAATTATTATTAAGAAAATTTGAAGCTGGAAGTTGGCATTTTCCTTTAATCAGTCCAGAAGAATGGGATGATAGTTTACCACAAGAATTAGTAGATGAAGTTCTTAGAATTGCAAATCAGTTACAAGAAGCGCATCTATCCATTAATTTTTCACGTAAGCAGTTACTCTATTTTGATAGTTTGCCATTTCTAACTTACTTAATGCAACATAAACCTGAATCAGTGGAGATTACCGTAGAATTAATAGAAGCGGAAAATTTCTTAGCAGAAGTTGAAGAGGCGACTGACGATAATGATCAAGAAGTGGTGCAGAAAATAATTGAACAGTTTAAAAAGATAAAAGCATTAGGCATTGAAATTAGTATTGATGATGTCGGCACAGGGATGAATTCTATTGAACAGGTTTTGCAGTTGATTCCGTATGTAGATGAGCTTAAAGTTCCTATTCAAAATTATCGAGAAAATGGAATGTCTTACGAACAAATCGTTCAAGAAATCACATGCTGGCAAGAAATTTCACAAAAGTATCAAAAACGTCTTATTTTAGAAGGTGTTGAAAATCAAAAGGAATCTGAAAGGTTGAGTCAATCAAATATGCACATTCAACAAGGTTTTTATTTTTCAGAACCATTTCCAATTGAATTATTAGAAAAATTAAATGACTAA
- a CDS encoding WxL domain-containing protein, with protein MKQVKILITSVVLVSSLTLGMTSGIAKAADTADSKSHILFKSDKSPTHPVDPTDPNDPNPTHPVDPTDPSNPGTNHSGPLSLDFTSSIEFGKQIISASVATYNAKNEHPFVQVTDKRGTGTGWNLTAAASEFKSLDGKKFLKGAELILANGDAISTTTNVSKEPEVVKVDFNNTDSHQVMKADEDEGRGTWEDAWMGVENNNSNVQLKVLPGSADAGITYYSTIVWQLADAPK; from the coding sequence ATGAAACAAGTGAAAATTTTAATTACGAGCGTTGTATTAGTATCTTCTCTTACATTAGGAATGACTTCTGGAATAGCTAAAGCAGCAGACACAGCGGATTCAAAAAGTCATATCCTATTTAAGTCAGATAAATCCCCGACTCACCCTGTTGATCCAACAGATCCAAATGATCCAAATCCAACACATCCCGTTGATCCAACGGACCCCAGTAATCCGGGTACAAATCATAGTGGTCCCCTATCACTAGATTTTACCTCAAGTATTGAGTTTGGCAAACAGATTATTAGTGCAAGTGTAGCGACTTATAACGCTAAAAATGAACATCCTTTTGTTCAAGTAACCGATAAACGCGGTACTGGAACGGGCTGGAATTTAACAGCAGCGGCAAGTGAATTCAAATCTCTTGATGGAAAAAAATTTCTAAAGGGTGCAGAATTAATCTTGGCTAATGGTGATGCGATTTCGACAACAACAAATGTTTCAAAAGAGCCAGAAGTAGTGAAGGTAGATTTTAATAATACAGACAGTCATCAAGTAATGAAGGCTGATGAAGATGAAGGCAGAGGAACATGGGAAGATGCTTGGATGGGCGTAGAAAATAATAACTCTAATGTCCAGTTAAAAGTTTTGCCGGGTTCTGCTGACGCAGGAATCACCTATTATTCTACTATTGTTTGGCAATTGGCAGACGCGCCAAAATAA
- a CDS encoding peptide ABC transporter substrate-binding protein yields MKIQKKWLGLGLALSFGILAVGCSNNNNSKSTSSESTDSSQKKLAAKQELNLTEIAELPTGDTALATDTVSFTVFNQVLEGLYRLDKESQPIPALAKEEVKVSEDGLTYNFKLREGAKWSNGDNVTAKDFVYAWQRVVNPATGSQYAYLFDGIENADAIIKGEKTFDTLGVKAISDYEFEVKMEKPVPYFVSLMAFPTFFPQNEKFVTEKKEKYGTSAENMIFNGPFVFKGWTGTNLSWQYEKNPNYWDNKNVYLDKINVDVIKETATALNLYDADKLDRVLLTGEYAKQYQDDPAYKVVTEARSAYMQYNQVRDGKKTIFANENMRKAVAYSYDQKLLANEILANGSKVLTGFVPADLAKNPTSGEDFRKESGSYLQYDKKKAQDYWEAAKKELGGDKFSIDLTADDDETNKKISAFLKDQIEGTLPGLTVNVRSLPFKVRLEAGKTQNYDLMQGGWGADFADPVNFIDLLQTDSPYNRSSYSNAEFDKLLADSKGVNAVKPEARWKNLLDAEKILLDQAGVSPLYQRAAAELQKPYVKDIYAHQVGAKFTYKNAYIEEQN; encoded by the coding sequence ATGAAGATACAAAAGAAATGGTTAGGGCTAGGATTAGCATTAAGTTTTGGGATTCTTGCAGTAGGGTGCTCGAATAACAATAATAGTAAATCAACAAGCAGTGAATCAACAGATTCATCACAAAAAAAATTAGCTGCAAAACAAGAATTAAATTTAACAGAGATTGCTGAATTACCAACAGGGGATACGGCATTAGCTACAGATACAGTTAGTTTTACTGTATTTAATCAAGTTTTAGAGGGACTTTATCGTTTAGATAAAGAGAGTCAACCAATTCCAGCACTAGCGAAGGAAGAAGTTAAGGTTAGTGAAGATGGTTTAACGTACAACTTTAAATTACGTGAAGGCGCTAAATGGTCTAATGGGGACAACGTGACAGCGAAGGATTTTGTTTACGCTTGGCAACGTGTAGTAAATCCAGCAACAGGTTCACAATATGCATATTTATTTGATGGAATCGAAAATGCTGATGCAATTATCAAAGGTGAGAAAACTTTTGATACGCTAGGTGTTAAAGCGATTAGTGATTATGAATTTGAAGTGAAGATGGAAAAACCAGTGCCATATTTTGTTTCATTAATGGCATTTCCAACTTTCTTCCCACAAAATGAGAAATTTGTAACAGAGAAAAAGGAAAAATACGGAACATCTGCAGAGAATATGATATTCAATGGACCATTCGTCTTCAAAGGTTGGACAGGAACGAATCTATCATGGCAATATGAAAAAAATCCTAATTATTGGGATAACAAAAATGTTTATTTAGATAAGATTAATGTTGATGTTATAAAAGAAACAGCGACGGCACTGAATTTGTATGACGCGGATAAGTTAGATCGTGTATTATTAACTGGTGAGTATGCGAAACAATATCAAGATGATCCCGCATATAAAGTTGTTACAGAAGCACGTTCAGCGTATATGCAATATAACCAAGTTCGCGATGGTAAGAAAACAATTTTTGCAAATGAGAATATGCGTAAAGCCGTTGCTTATTCATATGATCAAAAACTATTAGCCAATGAAATTCTGGCAAATGGTTCTAAAGTCTTAACTGGTTTTGTTCCAGCTGATTTAGCTAAAAATCCAACATCAGGTGAAGATTTCCGTAAAGAATCTGGAAGTTATTTACAATATGATAAAAAGAAAGCTCAAGACTATTGGGAAGCTGCTAAGAAAGAGCTTGGTGGCGATAAATTTAGTATTGATTTAACAGCAGATGATGATGAAACCAATAAAAAAATTAGTGCATTCTTAAAAGATCAAATTGAAGGTACACTGCCAGGACTAACGGTAAATGTTCGTTCATTACCATTTAAAGTTCGTTTAGAAGCAGGAAAGACACAGAATTATGATTTAATGCAAGGTGGTTGGGGCGCTGATTTTGCTGATCCAGTTAACTTTATTGACTTGTTGCAAACAGATAGTCCGTACAATCGCTCAAGCTATAGCAATGCTGAATTTGACAAGTTATTAGCTGATTCAAAAGGTGTTAATGCAGTTAAACCAGAAGCTCGTTGGAAAAATCTATTAGATGCTGAAAAAATTCTTTTAGATCAAGCTGGTGTATCTCCATTGTATCAACGTGCAGCTGCAGAATTACAAAAACCATATGTAAAAGATATTTATGCACATCAAGTTGGTGCTAAATTCACGTATAAGAATGCATATATTGAAGAACAAAATTAA
- a CDS encoding shikimate kinase codes for MDQIILTGFMGAGKTTVGQVLSELTNIAHTDIDSEIIEEQGCPVTEIFEKHGEQGFRDLEHQKLKEVIQRKAIISTGGGIVLRPENREVLKAFSPVVYLKTDPAVFLARLEGDTTRPLVQEKTPDEIRAIFEPRIKLYEETADLIIETDELNQEEVAEAILKALGLN; via the coding sequence TGGATCAAATTATTTTGACAGGCTTTATGGGAGCTGGTAAAACGACAGTCGGACAAGTTTTGTCGGAGCTAACCAATATTGCTCACACGGACATTGATAGTGAAATTATTGAGGAACAAGGTTGTCCAGTAACAGAGATTTTTGAAAAACATGGTGAGCAAGGATTTCGTGATTTAGAGCATCAAAAATTAAAGGAAGTCATCCAACGTAAAGCGATTATCTCTACAGGCGGAGGAATTGTCTTACGACCTGAGAATCGTGAAGTCTTAAAGGCATTTTCGCCAGTTGTTTATTTGAAAACTGATCCGGCTGTTTTTTTAGCTCGACTAGAAGGAGATACAACGAGACCTCTAGTTCAAGAGAAGACACCCGATGAGATACGGGCTATTTTTGAACCACGGATTAAATTATATGAAGAAACGGCCGACTTAATTATTGAAACGGACGAGCTTAATCAAGAAGAAGTAGCTGAAGCAATCTTAAAAGCTTTAGGATTAAATTAA
- a CDS encoding WxL domain-containing protein, translating to MKFTKAATISMVTLVGMTIALPLSAMAADPTPANTTADLVLEPGDDTIVNPPIDPIEPPTGATGDLTIDAVSNFQFDTHKIDTATATYTATAKEGSVLGLQVTDKRGTGEGWNLSAKISTAFSDGTHDLKGAALSLPVGTLKTNNADQSNPPVSSALALNDQEGTVLNAPVDQGMGSWAEDFADGVKLVVPAGNYAGTYQAGITWTLTNAPK from the coding sequence ATGAAATTCACAAAAGCAGCAACAATTAGCATGGTAACTTTAGTAGGAATGACAATTGCATTACCACTTTCTGCAATGGCAGCAGATCCAACACCAGCAAATACAACAGCAGATTTAGTATTAGAACCAGGTGACGATACAATCGTTAATCCTCCAATCGATCCAATTGAACCACCAACTGGAGCTACAGGCGATTTAACAATTGATGCCGTTAGCAATTTTCAATTTGATACACATAAAATTGATACAGCAACTGCAACTTATACTGCAACTGCTAAAGAAGGATCAGTTCTTGGTTTACAAGTAACCGATAAACGTGGTACAGGTGAAGGTTGGAATCTATCAGCTAAAATTTCAACAGCATTTAGTGACGGAACTCATGATTTGAAAGGCGCAGCATTAAGCTTACCAGTTGGTACGTTAAAAACAAATAATGCAGATCAAAGCAACCCACCCGTTTCAAGTGCTTTGGCTTTAAATGATCAAGAAGGAACAGTTTTAAATGCACCAGTTGATCAAGGTATGGGTTCATGGGCAGAAGATTTTGCTGATGGTGTGAAATTAGTTGTTCCAGCAGGTAACTATGCAGGAACTTATCAAGCTGGTATTACTTGGACGTTAACAAACGCACCTAAATAA
- the pheA gene encoding prephenate dehydratase yields MKVAYLGPAASFTHLASEKAFPDAELVPSVTIPDGIKALEDGLVDVAIVPIENTIEGTVNVTLDYLFHQADIPIQAELVLPIAQHLMVHPANVMNWRNAEKILSHPQALAQCEAYLATELHDAIKEATPSTAYAARKVSEEATPILAAIAPRISAKEYGLAIVAENIQELELNQTRFVVLSHQPIQVNLPHVRKKCSISVTLPNNMPGALHKVLATFSWREIDLCKIESRPLKTMLGEYFFLIDLYVDGQEQLIANAIEEIQLIGGVTKILGRYPVHKIEIV; encoded by the coding sequence TTGAAAGTAGCTTATTTAGGACCGGCGGCTTCATTTACACATTTGGCATCAGAGAAGGCTTTTCCAGATGCTGAATTAGTTCCAAGTGTGACGATTCCAGACGGCATTAAGGCGCTAGAAGATGGGCTGGTAGACGTTGCGATTGTGCCGATTGAAAATACAATTGAAGGAACCGTAAACGTGACCTTAGATTATCTCTTTCACCAAGCAGATATTCCAATCCAGGCGGAGCTGGTTTTGCCGATTGCGCAGCATCTGATGGTGCATCCTGCGAATGTAATGAACTGGCGAAATGCTGAAAAAATTCTCTCGCATCCTCAAGCGTTGGCTCAATGTGAAGCTTATTTAGCTACGGAACTACACGATGCGATTAAAGAAGCAACGCCTTCAACTGCATATGCGGCTAGAAAAGTTAGCGAAGAAGCAACGCCGATTTTAGCGGCGATTGCACCACGTATTTCAGCGAAAGAGTATGGTTTAGCAATCGTTGCTGAAAATATTCAAGAATTAGAGCTGAATCAAACTCGTTTTGTTGTTCTAAGTCACCAGCCAATTCAAGTAAACTTGCCTCATGTTCGGAAAAAATGTTCTATTAGTGTGACATTGCCGAACAATATGCCAGGTGCATTACATAAAGTATTGGCAACGTTTAGTTGGCGTGAGATTGATTTGTGTAAAATCGAGTCAAGACCATTAAAGACTATGCTAGGTGAGTATTTCTTTTTAATTGATTTGTATGTGGATGGGCAAGAACAATTGATAGCCAATGCCATTGAGGAGATTCAGTTAATTGGTGGTGTCACTAAAATATTAGGACGATATCCGGTGCATAAAATCGAGATTGTCTAA
- a CDS encoding DUF916 and DUF3324 domain-containing protein, translating into MKKLLTLVVAGLLGVGALPQLVHAETMNYTIKAEIPENQIDKAKTYFDLRMTPAQEEVINLTVSNTSNEELKLKVEPNTAVTNQNGVVDYSQKGAKKDSTLKYAFSDLIKGETDITLAPNETKELPYTIKMPAEKFDGIILGGFYVSKVNSEKEEAASKNVQIKNHYSYVVGAKLSETDTVVKPNLKLNDVKPALQNYRTGITANLQNTEATMMSELKVTTSVTKKGSQEVLHKTEKESMSMAPNSNFDFPISWDNQPLKAGKYELTVVANDKDQSWKFTKEFEIKGEESAKLNKEAVEVEKDSTWIYYLIAGLVAALIALLLIIIVAKRKKGGNKDEEEKD; encoded by the coding sequence ATGAAAAAATTACTAACATTAGTCGTAGCTGGTTTATTAGGAGTGGGTGCATTGCCACAATTAGTACATGCAGAAACGATGAATTATACAATAAAAGCTGAAATTCCAGAAAATCAAATTGATAAAGCAAAGACATATTTTGATTTAAGAATGACGCCAGCGCAAGAAGAAGTAATTAACTTGACTGTATCAAATACATCAAATGAAGAGTTAAAATTAAAAGTTGAGCCTAATACAGCTGTTACCAATCAAAATGGTGTTGTTGATTATAGCCAAAAGGGAGCTAAAAAAGATTCTACTTTAAAATATGCTTTTTCTGATTTGATTAAAGGTGAAACAGATATTACATTAGCGCCAAATGAAACAAAAGAACTTCCTTACACCATTAAAATGCCTGCTGAAAAGTTTGATGGAATTATTTTAGGTGGTTTTTATGTTTCAAAAGTAAATTCTGAAAAAGAAGAAGCTGCATCAAAAAATGTTCAAATTAAGAATCATTATTCTTACGTAGTCGGTGCAAAACTAAGTGAAACGGATACTGTAGTTAAACCAAATTTAAAATTAAACGATGTAAAACCTGCCTTGCAAAATTATCGTACAGGGATAACTGCTAATCTACAAAATACAGAAGCAACAATGATGTCAGAGCTTAAAGTAACTACAAGTGTGACAAAAAAAGGTAGTCAAGAAGTGTTGCACAAAACTGAAAAAGAAAGTATGTCCATGGCACCTAATTCAAACTTTGATTTTCCGATTAGTTGGGATAATCAACCTTTGAAGGCGGGTAAATACGAGTTAACCGTTGTTGCCAATGATAAAGATCAATCATGGAAGTTTACTAAAGAATTTGAAATTAAAGGTGAAGAATCTGCGAAACTGAATAAGGAAGCTGTTGAAGTAGAAAAAGATTCTACTTGGATTTATTACTTGATTGCTGGTTTAGTTGCAGCGTTGATTGCTTTATTATTAATTATCATCGTAGCAAAACGTAAAAAAGGGGGAAATAAAGATGAGGAAGAAAAAGATTAG
- a CDS encoding WxL domain-containing protein has translation MEMKKIVIVGLVSFSTVLGAAMPAMAATTGTTNGMGAKSDAHLKMVGGDDTTGPTDPIDPNVPGGETGNKGPLTIDNVTPLEFGEQKLVGGTATYSTTSTLPNVQVTDSRGEGQGWTLKVNSSQFKDATDASKILKGATVTLPTGTIKSIAGNVSAAPTASEVALDTVNSNDHIIMEAKANTGLGTWEDLFDASKVTIDVPAGNLVGDYSAILTWTLEDTPQP, from the coding sequence ATGGAAATGAAGAAAATCGTAATTGTCGGTTTAGTAAGTTTTTCAACAGTTTTAGGAGCAGCAATGCCAGCTATGGCAGCAACAACTGGAACTACTAATGGTATGGGTGCAAAATCAGATGCGCATCTTAAAATGGTTGGTGGGGATGATACAACAGGCCCAACAGATCCAATCGATCCTAACGTTCCAGGTGGAGAAACAGGAAACAAAGGTCCTTTAACAATTGATAACGTGACTCCTCTAGAATTTGGCGAACAAAAATTAGTAGGTGGCACGGCTACTTATTCAACTACCTCAACATTACCTAATGTTCAAGTAACAGATAGTCGTGGTGAAGGACAAGGATGGACACTAAAAGTAAATTCTAGTCAATTTAAAGATGCTACAGATGCTAGCAAAATCTTAAAAGGTGCAACTGTTACATTACCAACTGGGACAATTAAATCTATTGCAGGAAATGTTTCTGCAGCACCAACGGCTTCAGAAGTTGCATTAGATACAGTAAACTCAAATGACCATATTATTATGGAAGCAAAAGCAAATACTGGTTTAGGTACTTGGGAAGATTTATTTGATGCTAGTAAAGTAACGATTGATGTTCCAGCTGGTAACTTGGTGGGAGACTACTCAGCTATCTTAACTTGGACACTTGAAGATACACCACAACCTTAA